Part of the Canis aureus isolate CA01 chromosome 3, VMU_Caureus_v.1.0, whole genome shotgun sequence genome, atcatattcaAGATTCCAAGTCAACTCCTATGGCTTCCATACTGCCATTTCCTATGAGAATATTGCATGTTCCGATGCAGTTGCCTTGTAGAGCTATGTGTCTTGTAAGATGGTGGCTGTTGGGTTCAGGGGCATGGTCCTGATAGACATTGAAGGCTCTTGTCCTAATTTCATACCCTCAAACTGTCGATTGCTTCCTAATAGTTCTAGTCACTAGGTATCTTCACGACTTTGCTTTACTCCTGTTGAAAAGCCACTGTCACATTTTGGTGTCATCTGTTTCATTGACTTCTGACAAGATGAAGTTGGGATTGTCATAGCCTCTCTTTAGCCTGGCTCTGGCATCTTTCTCATTATAAAGGCATAAGGCACAATGAGGGGTCTCCACCTCCACAGTCTTGCTAAAGTTATGGAAATCCACTCGGTATTTCCCTTCCTTAGTCTTGGATACTATGGGAGCAAAACGGTAGCCCCAGAGCACCTCTTCCGGGACATAGGACGTCCGGACTTGGCAGGTAGCACTAGTTGATTCCACTGTACCATCTAGAAACACCACTAATTCAAAGTCTTGCTGGAGAAGGGTCTCTGCTGCCATGTGGAAGAAGGGGCTGTTTTGATCAATGACATGGTAAATTGTCAATGGGGAGATGAAGAATAAGTTTTCATTCCCTGCATCAACTACAAAGTTGATATTTGTCTGGTCCAGAATAATGGTCTCTCCTTCAGGAGTGACTGTGGTCTTCAGGAGTTTTCCATATATGTGACTCCCAATAAGGAGGCTCTTCCTAAGATTAGCCACTCGGATTAGGAGACAAAGCTTCCCGCCCCGCTTGCTGATCACTGCGTTCTTGCTGAATGTGATGGTCTTGGCACGTTTTTTGGGTCTGGAGATCTTGGCTAAAATGGCGCCGCACATGAAAGAATTGATGATGACCCCAATTATAGACTGGGAGATCAGGAGGAAAATGGCAGTGCCACATTGTTCTGTCACACACCTGAATCCGTACCCAATGGTCACCTGGGTttccagagaaaacagaaaagctgAGGTCAGGCCATTGATGTTCTCCACACAAGGGGTGTGGTTGACAGAAGGATGGAACTCGGGGAGATCTTTGTGAATGTACGCCACAGCGTACCACAGGAGACCAAAGAGGAACCAGCTCCCCAAGAAGGTTGTAATGAAGATGGTCATTTTGTATCTCCATTTGAGGTCAAGCACAGTTGTCCAGATGTCCACAAAGAATATAAACCTTGATTGTGCCTCCACATTGCCAAACTCTATGTTGCACCTTCCGTCTTTGGAGACCAGCCTTGCTCTTTGCCGAGAATGCCCAAAAAAGTGAGCAATGAACCATTTCCGAAGGTGTTTGAACATTCTTTCTGTCAACGCTCTGATCTGAAacacatcaaaaacaaaacaaagttttgtTTATACCCACAGCGGACGAGGTGACTCACGTAGAGCTAACTGTATCTGAAAGACCATTCAAAACAATCTGAATTGCTGGTCATTCAGGAAAGCTGACAGTGTATTCTGGATACCACAACACTATTTTCAATAGAAACTTTCCACCAGATGACCATATTGcttaaacataaaaaggaaaaataattacagagagatagagatggaACAAGCTTAAGAGGGCATGTATTCAAATGTTTCCTGACCATAGTCAGTGGCAcagacacttaaaaatgtttgtgataACCAATTATGACCTGTGCTATGATTCATTTGATATTGTTCTTtaactctccttttcctttaataaatttAGCTTGCGCTAAGCAAAAATATCTGTGAAACAGAAGCTGGAAGTACTATTTATGTTTttcatgatatataaaaataaatagctataaaaaaggtTCACCAATATACTACCTAAAGCTTCCTCTTTACTGCTATTATCACTCAATAACAAAAGAAATCTTGgctctggagcacctgggtggctcagtggttgagcatctgcctttgtttggttcaggtcctgatcctggggtcctgggatcgagtcccgcatcaggctcaccacaggaagcctgcttctccctctgcctatgtctctgcctctctctgtgtgtctctcatccataaataaataaataaaatctttttaaaaaaccttggcccaattcaattttctcatttatccaATGAAGGGACTGAGattcagaaaattttaatgacataGTCAAAGTCACGTACCAACTAGAGGCAGGATaacaaccaaaaatataaaacataacgTTCCCTGCTTCCAGTCCAGAGGAACTTCTAACATGCTGCATCTCagctattaaattttatattctcaaGTCAGTTTTGCCTGAAACATTTTAAGACAAGTATTGgtcaacttcctttttttttttttaatgctcgaGACTATTTAGAACAGAGTTCCTCAATACAATTTGGTCAAGTCCTACCATATGACAGAAGTTTGCTTGGTGGAGCTACAAgcctatttcctttctctctccatggTATGCCAAGATTCCTGAAAGGAATAGTATGGTGATCACCACTAATAGCTCACACTTCCTTCCCTGCTTCTAAGCTGAAGGACTGGGAAGCTCTGATTTAAATAATACTGCATAAAGGTAGAACCACGCTTTATTCACTCCTCTATCCCAGCTGCTAGCACAGTCTATGGGCGCTTTTACTAGTTATTCAATGAACATAAGATGGAATAATTCGTGAACAAAGTGAGCTCTTCAAGATACTATCTAATCAGTGGTTTCTTGTTGATGATATTATTGTGACTTCCAGTTTACATCAAAAAAAGTGAAGGGATTTTCCCCTAAACAGCCAACAACGATGAAACCCACTGTCATCAACACTAGACTACCTCCTCCCCGAGACGTGCCCTCCCCCACTCCAAGGTGTGCCCACCATGGTGAGCAATGTCTTCgtggtatttttaattaaatgcaaatatgtttctaaaatagatttcaaaatcCCCCTTCAAAAAGGTGTTTATTCATACAAACCAGGAAGCGAAACCAACTTAGtgataaattttaaacaaaagtcCTATCCCGCAGTGTTTTGTTCACAGCCTTCAACTAGGTGAAAACACAAGAAGCCAACACCAGGTAGAAGTGATGAAGGGAAAAACCACAGGTATGGTGATTTGAAATGTTGAGGACGAGCGCTAAAgatacaaggaaagaaaatgctacCAGGAGAGCAAACAGCAGTGCACACACTCAGAGGGCCCTGCCCACAGCCCACCCAACCCTCATTGACCTCAAGTCCCCAAAGAGTCTTAGGGGTtggtcccaggtgaggaccactgAAGAAGAATCTGCCCCCcactctcccccaacccctggctctctcccttctctgcacACACATAGCTTCTCCTGCTTCACATTCACTGGGGGCTTCCTCCCTTTCTTGGGCTCATCAAAGCtcacattgctttcttttttttttttaatttaaattcaattggccaacatatagtgcTTATtccatcacatgctctccttagtgcctgccacccagttaGCTCACACTGTTTTAAAAGCTTTTCATAGAGTGGTTGTCACCTAAGATAATAAGTTCTCAAGCTAACATTTATCAGGCGAATCCACATTCTCTTTGTCACCTATTATATTTCCAGTGATGGCTCCTGAAACACAACTTCtgagtttttcttcctcatgccTTTTCTCTTCTAGTCTCTCTTAAGTTCGTTTCATTTTTGaagataaagaatatttctaTAGGGTGAAGAAGTAGCCTCTGATTTATCTCTTGGATAAATTTGGGTCTCCATGCCTGCATTACTAGTCAAATATCCACCTGGCCTTGCAAAGAGCTAAAACAAAAGCAATCAGCTTATAATGCTTTCCCCAGACCTTCTGCACTTACCAACATCCTAAGCATATTCCGACCCGATGTATCCATGCCTGGGGAATGCAAGGAAGTGGCCTTGGGAATTGGTCTCTGTCTGCAGGCTGATTTCTTTTAGACTCGGCCCTAATTTATTTTAGGCTTTGGTCAGTGGACTGATGCTAATTTGTATTAacttaaaaatgcttaatttgATAGTGGAGTTGGGTGGTTTAAACCAAGGCAATTGGTTGTTCTCAGACCAAGCCCCAAGccaagtatgtattttttttttcaaacctcaCATGGCTTGAATACCGTCATGCTAAGACATGACAACCCCCCCAGCTAAGGTCTCTGGGCACCAGGCATGGATTGAGTTCCAgcattttcctcctctcctttgccACGCTCTATATAGCTCTCTTGCTGTTTCTCATAGGTCATGCCTATTAGCTTTGCAGCAGAAAGAATCAGTTATCATCAATCTCTGAGCTTGTTCTCTGAAACCTGCTGAGATCCTGAGATTTCCAAGTGTTCACAAAGATGCAGGTGAATATATAGACTTAGATCAGTACATATTTGTAAGATGAAAGCAAGATCACACCAGGAAGAAACGAGATACCAGACCACTCTCTCTGTACAATAGTCTCTGTTATGTAAGAAACTCAGATCTAAAAGCAATCTTTATTGTTGGATTTATTCTATAAAATCTGGCATTTACCGGACCTGCTTTTCACATGCACCGGGTTAGCCAATGCTGTTGACTTGTTTATTCAAAGAGTGAGAAGAATTATACCTAGAGAACATAAGAATGTGGGATACATCCATCCCTTGCCCAAACCCATCATTCACCTGGCAGACCCATTATAATCTGCACAGAGCCTACTTTGCTTAGACAATGATCTAATCTAACCACAGACAGAGCCAATGTGTATTTTTTGTACTATGGGGCGGTCAGAGATTGGCCGTGGTATCTGGGTTGTGTAACAGGTACAGCTTTTAGGTTACTTTCTATTGAAATCAGTAAATCTTAATAGCAAGCAAAGGGCTGGACATTAGCTAATATTTACCGAGGTACTCTTAGCGGTCTGGCAAAGCAAGTGAATTgtattattgccattttttttcttcagtgctCCAGTATGCTTGTTCTGTAAAGAGTCCGTTCTCAGAAAATAGACTTTCTGTAAACTTTCCAAACATCGAGTGTATGCTTATTGTGTATGATTTCAACAACAAATACAATCTGCTGCCATTCTCAAGGGGCTCATGTCAAATGGGGAAGTGAGCTCAGGAAATCAGCAAGTACAATGTGGCGTGGTGTGTATGTGCCCAAAGGAACACCTTTGCTAAAATATCTCTATCAGATGGGTATCCGACCTCTGCGCAACACTTCAACTGACAGAAAGCTCGTTGCCTTTTGGcatttgttaatatatttttctatcattattCAACAGCATTGTGTTGCTACTAGTACATGTGCCAGGTACTGCGCTAGGTATTGGAGAAGCAATTTTTACCAAATGGACACAGTCCTTGTCATGGCCAAGAAGCTTCCAgtcaagggtgggggtgggagatgcAAGGATGAGAAACCGTGGGAGTGTTCTGGGGAACTCTGTATCTGAGGGGCAAAGAGGTATGCTATCAAGGGCAGGCCTGAGGATGGTGTTGGACTCCCATGTAGTAGGAActataagtatttgttgagtgatgACAAAGAAACTCATCAACCCATGCATAAAAGCAATGAGTTTGTCATCACGTATGTGGGTCCCCCTCTAATCGCAATGTTTTAGAAGAGACACACCTGTGTGTGTAGTACTAAGCAACTGCACCGTAATTGTGTGTGAACCAGGCAGGAGCAGCAGAAGAGCATATGAGGGGCTGAAAGAGGTGCTGAGTGACTAGATAACAGGGTGCTGGAGGGCTCAGTGACACGCTAAGCTGGAAAAGCAAGCAATGGCCAACGCACTCATTGGTGGAACGCCACGTGAGATATTTTCATTATAGACCTAGAGAATGGACCGGTATGAAGAACACTGGTCTAGCTCTGCTTCAGGGACAATTCGTTATAATCCTAATTAAGTCCGAAGTCTCTTCTGCTTATGAGCCCTTCAAATTCctgaaaataaacatgttttcctCCTGGATCTTCTTTtggccaaaaacaaacaaacaaacaaacaaacaaacaaacaaacaaaaaaaaacccacacacttCATTTGAAAACTGCATTCATTTGAATGCAACTCCCACATCTATCAAAACTCTCTTCATTTTAAGCGGAGAGCCCATGGAGTGTACCTATTGACGATATTGAAAGAATCAATACAGAGGTGGTGCATTTGCAGGTGTCCACCTGAGAACAAGCCAATCTGGATTTGGGGCTTCCTACAGCACTTATCGCAATGTCTCCTGCCTGGTGCCAGCATGCTAGGTAGCCACAGTATCCAAGGGAGTAGAGCAAAATGACTTTGCTTTTGCTGCCTCTTATTTGGAATCACAAAGGCCCTTATTTCTCTTCAGAGAGGAGAAAACATTTACTCCAGTCTACTTTTTCATCAAACCTCTCACCACCTTTACTCCTTTTGggacatttctgagagttgagatttcATGTTAGAGGTAGAACCTATTGGGTTTGGGTCCCGAGaaaagtcaaatgattttttgttgttcttttgcaACAGGGGTGGAGGAGAAATTCAAGTTTCTGTGAAAATTTACTGCTTTGTGTAAGCCAATAGTCAACTGAATCAACAAATATTGCTGAGGACCTGCTGTAGCAAGGCATTGAAGGGGATTCTGGGTCATGGTCTCAGCCTACTTCACTGACTTAATCAAGCAAACACtcaatttattgaacatttactatatATCAGGTGTTGTGCTAGGAAACAGAAAGAGTTAAGAACCGCAGCCCCTGCTCCCAAGTTCCTCACAGATAAGAAGTGACTGGATTATTGCGATGTGGCAGGTTTGCTGCCACCCTAAAACAATTGACGATGGGGTTTCAAGCAGCCATCAAAGAGGAGATCCAGTAGGTTGGGTGTCAATCTTATACTCTTCAACATACAACTTTGCTAAGGTGTGTTGCACCTAACTGCTACCACAGAGCACTTCCTGTTTTCTATGAAAATTATCTCAAGCTATTGTAGGATAGCCACCCACTGGATTTGTAAATACTCAAGaccctgatgagcactgagtcatcTTAGCTCCCGACTACCCTTTCCTACCCAGAACCTGTTGGAGACAGAGGGCTGCTTCTGTCTAGTTCTGTTGGGTAATTCTGGGAGGAGTTACTGCTCATGTCTTTAACAGTATGAGGCAGCTCACTGGAGGTCAACATGGGCTCTTCTTAAACAGATCTCGGCAAGGCCAGTAGAAAGCATTTTTCCTGGTCTCATGGCACGTAAAAGGGCATCTGAGCCTCAAGACTGCCTGGCTAGATTTAGGAATGCATTTCAGAAACAACTCACCTTTCCTTTCGGGTAAGGGTTTCCCGGATCCAGTCCACCGCGAAACCACAAGTCTGCTTGTGTCCAGGGTGGGAATACAACACAGGCCTTGCTCGGTACCTGGCTCCTTCCAAAGAAAAGAGGGTAGGAACAAGAACCAGGGAACCACAAGGTCCAAGGGTGTTGGTGCTCTCATAAAGGACACGGTGTTCTGTAGACTTCTCTGGAACCAGCTGGTCCAGGGGCATTATCTGAATGACTGCAGAGGTGTGCCAGGCATAGAGATTAAGAGAGGATGGGAGGACCTGGTTCAGGATGTTGATGGCACAGTGGCAGAGTGGCAGGTGGAAGGAAGGCCAGTTTGGGTCAGCAGAGACATGGATCTaccccagctctgtcacttaatGACCAGGTGACCTGAGAAAGCCACCTAGTCTTTCTGAGCCTCCGTGTCCTCACCTGTGAACTGGctgttaaaatatgttttcaaagacTGCCGTGTGTTTTCAAAGCAGTCACATATGTGATTGCACACAAGTTCCTAGAACATAGTGATTAGACAATAAATAGTCAACACTGTTATTACTAGTCCACAAATTTAAATGTGTGCAACAGTTTACTCAGGTGTCACTGACCCAAGCCATTTGGAGTCTATACTGTGTGGAGTTCAATGGGCTACACTGGAGACAGCAGCCGGGTGAAGGCAAAGGCTTCGAGGAAAGTGACAAATGTTCCACCAGGGCATCAGTGCCTGTGAGCTGTACCGGCTCCTGAGCCCATCCCTGCACATGGACCCAAAGACCCGGGAAAGGTGAACGTGTTTTTATCAAGGATTTGCCTATAACAAAGGCAGAGCCTTATCTTGCAGAGGTGGAAAAAGGATAGAGGGAAGAAGAATTATTCTTAACAAATCTGCCCAGAGCTGTGGTACCTGGGGTGACACTGTCCTTCTCTCACCATAGATACTGACACTTGATCATATTACTGAATATATAGCTGCAAAGGAGACGAGCAGCTCCAACATCTGGGGTCTTGGAGCTGCCAGGGGCTGTCCTGGGTCTCACAACTACAGCTCTTTTTCTAAACATGAATAGTTTCACAGAACATCAACCTCAGACGAGGCCATTCTGTAATCATGTCTGAACACAGACAATAACCTGAACATTGTCCAAACCacaaaaaatgaccaaaaatccCCCTATCTCGACTATTAGAAGTGATCACTGCTTCTTTACCAATAATGACTTGAGCTGTACACCAGCCCTGTCCCCTTATAGATGGTAAGATTTACTGACATAGTCACTCCTAAAATCACTGAGTTACTGACATCTAACCCAAAGCAAAGTATTGCTTCCTTAAATCTTCCCCCAAATCACCTAAACAAGCCCAAATCCTATTTAAGTGTTTCTAACACTCAGTGAGGCTGCCCGCAATTCTTCACAGCATGTGTTCTCACTAGCCTCAAAAAGCCAACTTGTTCAAGTACAGGGGATGTTCCTGGGGCTCTTCGGCTGGAAGGTTTTGATGCCACTAAGACAGAAGAACACACAGAAGAAAAGGCGTAGCTAAGAAGTCATAAAGCCATTTCATGGACCATCTGTTCGCTTTGcacatttgtttgcttttgtatCCGGATGTGAAGAATCAAGGAAATAaccaaatttaaatacaaaaacaagttattaaaaagagttaaaattttCAGATGCAGGGTTTAAGCTCTATCTAGATGACTTACTTACCATGACCAGTGGTCATCCTGACAGCATTATATTCGCGCCACAAAGACCTATATTTCTACATGGCACCTGGATTGGATCCTAGCAGGAAGCATCAAGGGGTGTGACGTTCCCACTAATTCAGTCAGCCTGGGAGCTAGTGAAGCTGGACCCAAGCAAGACATCTTTAGGGTCTTTCTTCCCAGCCTCTGGTGACAGCGTGCACTTGCTGTAGAATCAGAAACCGACACTTTGGAAGCTGGATgcttattctgtgtgtgtgtgttcgttaTTGTTTCCTTACTTGTCTCCATAATGGTTCCTTAAGGTACTTAGGAAATGCTAGCGTGTCTCAGCTACATGGAGAAGGACTTCACCTCTGCTTGGTTCACAGTTTTGAAGAGAAAACAACACACTCCTGGGGGCTGTGAGGAGCGGTGACAGCAGAGAAAAGTACTAGAAGACAGGAGAAACTCACAGCCACACAGGTGGATCCACCTGGTTTCTATTACAaaggtttttaaataattcttctCTTCTAAACTTCAGGGAGTTCAGCTCTTTACCAAGAAGGCATTGCTCCATTGGGTCTGAGTGGACTGAGCCACAGCTAACAGCAGAAGTCAAGGTAAAGCGAAGATGCACAGCTCACGCTGAGTGAAGAGAAAGTCTAGGGCTGAGAAACACCTCCCGAGATTGGGAAATGGCTATGAAGACTCCACAGAGGGCTTAGAACCCTGCTCACAGCTTCAGGAGACGCCTCGCACTCTCCTGCACCCTGTGTGAACAGCACCCTCTAGAGTACAATGCATATGGTGCCCCATTAGAGCTGTGAATTTTTGGGGTCCCGAAAGCCTCTGATGTTGGCCCAGGCACAAGAGTAAAATCTTCTATGTATATTATAGTGTTTGATTCTTATAATAAACCTAGGAGTTGGGGGAACTTAGGTTCAGTGAAGCTAAGCAATTCTCAAgctcacaaaagcaaaaaaggccAAAGAGCAAAGATTAGAAGAATCTAGATTTGCCTGACTGAGAAGCCCCTGTTTTTAAGCCCTGTGGTACTGAACAATatggggggagaaggggaaggccAACATTTTTCCTGCACCCTCTTACTATGCACCAGAAATGGTGATTTTCCACTTATGTCCTCGCCTAGTGCAGAGATCACATAGCACAGAGGAGCCATCAGGAGATAAAACCTTTTTTGAAGATAGGAAACCTGAAAGGATAAGGCGGGTTCGGATTGGTGCATAGGGGGTGGGTTTCCAAGGACAAGGAAAAGCATGGGCAAGAGcatgagaaaagggaagagaggcagagactatgTGCAAGGCCGCGGGGTCGCCATGGAGAGGGTCTAGGGTCAACTGGATTGGATCCGAGGGTGCAGGCTGGAGGAGGCTACAGCCCCGATGTCGCAAGAAGAGCTTCATGATGCCAGGCAGAGATCAGAAAGTGTCATGAAGCCGAAGTAATTAGGACACAACTGCAGAAACAGCTAAAGATGTACTGTCAAGCATTATGCTTCCTGTGGAAACTTCTACAGATTGTCCTGGCTTGAGCTAACTGTAGACAATGGCCTGAAGTCATGGCAATGACATCTTCCATTTGGGGATGTTTATGGATATCTACAGGGGGGCATTACGTCGTCGTCCACAGTCAGAAGTTCTCTGATGATGAGGCTAATGAGGGAGGACGAGGAGCTTCCTCCTCAGTGGAAGAGGAGACTCAGCCTGCGATGGTGAGCTGAGCCTGGTGCCCTCACTGCTCCAGCAGGAGGGCAAAGGCCCTGGCCTTGGAGTTGGCCAGTTCAGCGACGCTTACGGAGTTCCAAGGTCATCCCTGGTCAACAGCCGGGGATACAGACAAAGGAAGACATACAGGGAACCCCCGGCGCTCCActggccctcctccccatcccaggCTGGCTACTTGGATTCAACCTACAGGTCATTTCTCAGAAAGAAACTTAAAGGTCAGTTTTGCCAAAAGAGAGGAGTCcctgagcacccccacccccattaaaTAAGGCTCCCTCCCCTCACAATATTGTTGTATGCtctacttttttgggggggtgggtaaTATTTATAGGCCTTTCAATTTACACATTAACTTTCATGCTGACTTGGGGGCAGTGACCCCATCCACGTCCTCCGTTGCTATATCCCCAGTGCCACCCAGCCCAGTGCCAGCCTCGatgctcaaaaaaatatttgtcaaggaCAGAAATAGATCCAGCGAGGTGTGAATGACTCCAAGCGCTTGGTTTTCAGAAGGGGATGTGGGAGGGTAACAGGGCCTAACACTGCTCTCTAATGGTGAGCCTGGGTCTCCGCAGCTCCAGGACAGGCAGACGGCCGGGGCCTTGGGGCCACAGGCTCCTCACAACCAAACCCTTATCTGGCTTTCTCTCCGCCTGGGTGGTCCACTGTCTTGTTTACAGAGAGGTCAATGTGCACATCAAGCCACTTGCCTCTGAAGAGGTGCAGAGGATGATTTTCAAGTCTCCACGTATAACTGAAATTTGTAGTGACCAACACAACTCCCTGGTTTGGGCTTGGAATTTGCCAACTTGCCTTTGTCAGGACACACCCAGGATTGGGGTGGAAGCACGGTAGGAAAGACATGTGGCAAAACACAAGTAAACGTGGTTATTCACCTGGAGAGAAAGAACAGATCCCTAGAGAATCCTGGGTGAAATTTTAGGTGGTCTGTCTGGGGAGCAGATGAGACTCCTCGACAAAGAAATAGGTAGAAGAATCAGTTCTAAGATGCCCACTGGTGTATCAGGCTGGACCTCTTGAGGGTCATGAGCCTACGTGTTGAATTCTAGTTTCTAATGAACCTATGACAGAAAATGGAATTAACACAATGATCTAAAGACATTTCTCATCTCCTGgcctatttattttcattttttactcaAAACAACTCCATGACAGTGCAGACATCTTTGTCCAGGTCTAAATATATATTGGAACCAGTGTACGGTCTTCTCAAAAGATGGTAGGTGAACAGAAATGGCTTGTATATAGTAAGTCATAGTACATGGGCATTAagatattagatatttttaaaaatcctttactGAATTATTTGTAAAGTGAGGAACGATTTTgacaaataaaataatcatcCTCTCACTTGTTTATCTTGTAAAAGTATGTGTTGGGGGAGTTTGTTTGTCTGAAAACTGGGCACGTGTACAATGAAACAATTCTTAAATTTCATCTTTTGCAACACCCACCTCAAACGGCACCAGGATTTAGTAAAAGAATTTCAATGTTTACAGGGAGTTGCATTTGTTGTTAGTGCCGGGATCCTGTTATTAGTGTGACCCTTCTAGTTCTCTGTGGTCTGGGTTGGTGTTACATCAGCTCAGTCTTTCCAGCCCAGAAACAAGTAAATTCCATGTGGACTGGAGATCCTGAACATGCTCCCCTGAGTGTCTGCAACAGGAAAGTACACTttctttgttactgttttttaaaaaacatatagaaTTCCATAACCTTGACAATATCTAAAATAGAGGACTAATGCCTGGGTGATGGACCCTTTCATGATGCCGCCGGGCCCAAGGTAAAGGGTGTCATGTTGGTGCCCCAGCTCTGATGGACGTGCAAACGACTAGACACAGAACACCAGGTTCTTGAGTTTGGAGGGAAATTTCAGATGCCTTCTCATCTTACATTCTAGCTTATGCTGAAGATCCCCTATCAGAGCTGCCTCGAGTGGCTCCCAGGCCAGACTGAAGAAGCGGGTATGTGGGGTTTGGATCTGGAGTCAGTCACTCTCAAGCTCTAACCCTGGGCACTATCACGCCTCTCAGTGTGTTCATCTGAGAAACGGGGACACTTGTATCTATCTTGCAAGTGGCTGGAAAGGGCTTAGACAACACTTGGACCCAGTACATCCTCAGTACTAGAACCCCCAACTCGTTTCCCTTCCAGTTATAGTCTGCCGCCGATTGACAGACCCAGAGACCTTATTATCTGCCATGACTTTAGTCCCGGGCTGCACCACACCACTGTCCAGGCTGCAGGACCACTGCACTTCCCAGGAAGGTGATGAGGAGGGCAAGGTTCTAGGATAAACCACAGAGCAGGGGGTCTGCTAGAGAGCTGGTGTTCCCACAGCTTCTAGTGCTCTGCCCCCCAGGGAGCTTCTGAGGGTCAATGATTACCAGCTTTGGCTTGGGTTCCGCCTAGCCATCGGAGT contains:
- the KCNJ1 gene encoding ATP-sensitive inward rectifier potassium channel 1, whose product is MFKHLRKWFIAHFFGHSRQRARLVSKDGRCNIEFGNVEAQSRFIFFVDIWTTVLDLKWRYKMTIFITTFLGSWFLFGLLWYAVAYIHKDLPEFHPSVNHTPCVENINGLTSAFLFSLETQVTIGYGFRCVTEQCGTAIFLLISQSIIGVIINSFMCGAILAKISRPKKRAKTITFSKNAVISKRGGKLCLLIRVANLRKSLLIGSHIYGKLLKTTVTPEGETIILDQTNINFVVDAGNENLFFISPLTIYHVIDQNSPFFHMAAETLLQQDFELVVFLDGTVESTSATCQVRTSYVPEEVLWGYRFAPIVSKTKEGKYRVDFHNFSKTVEVETPHCALCLYNEKDARARLKRGYDNPNFILSEVNETDDTKM